The following are from one region of the bacterium genome:
- a CDS encoding RNA methyltransferase, with protein sequence MMVIDSPKNPRVKAWRRLQSKNGRAEAASFLVEGPHLVSEAIAGGAPIHELILSEGVAPPEGLAGNIPVIRVTQRVMKEIAETETPQGMVAVCGFSHESPPHPTAGGFLLLHNVQDPGNVGTMIRTASAAGLAGVIAGPGTADIYNGKVVRASQGAIFHLPVFHAAIDSWISRLQSANVPVYAADARGGVSFRNVEPARQFALIVGNEAAGLPAEVVERADKPIHIPIKGHAESLNVAIATGILLFHLSA encoded by the coding sequence CTGATGGTGATCGATTCCCCAAAGAACCCGCGGGTTAAAGCGTGGCGCCGTTTGCAGTCGAAGAACGGTCGCGCGGAAGCGGCGAGTTTCCTCGTCGAAGGTCCGCACCTTGTTTCCGAAGCGATTGCCGGCGGTGCGCCGATTCATGAATTGATCCTGAGCGAAGGCGTTGCCCCGCCCGAAGGGCTTGCCGGCAACATCCCCGTGATTCGCGTGACGCAACGCGTCATGAAGGAAATCGCCGAGACGGAAACGCCGCAGGGCATGGTTGCGGTTTGCGGATTTTCTCACGAGTCGCCGCCGCATCCGACGGCCGGCGGGTTTCTGCTTCTGCACAATGTGCAGGACCCAGGGAACGTCGGCACGATGATCCGCACGGCTTCGGCGGCAGGTCTGGCCGGCGTGATCGCCGGACCCGGCACGGCGGATATCTATAACGGCAAGGTTGTGCGCGCTTCGCAGGGCGCGATTTTCCATCTGCCCGTTTTTCACGCGGCGATCGATTCATGGATTTCGCGCCTGCAATCGGCGAATGTCCCGGTGTATGCGGCGGATGCGCGCGGCGGTGTTTCGTTTCGCAACGTGGAGCCCGCTCGGCAGTTTGCGTTGATCGTCGGCAACGAGGCGGCGGGTCTGCCGGCGGAAGTTGTGGAGCGGGCGGACAAGCCAATTCACATTCCGATCAAGGGGCACGCGGAGTCGCTGAATGTGGCGATCGCGACAGGGATTCTTCTTTTTCATCTGAGTGCATGA
- a CDS encoding FHA domain-containing protein, producing MSKNEQPAQILIRSSAEGVKDAYDIEESATIGRHPTNTIVLGLDSISRFHARIDRRGNFFILQDLNSSNGTYVNGERITQMTLHHNDVVTFGAVEFLFTNEASSSITSSGAREGMSIVDITDDREDVARPTAQSVLKQEDISEIRDRSSVYTSLADKKTDRATLMRLNNRLSTLYRLSELLRESANDREEAVIERSLELLFDAVSADRGVIMTRYSPEVTELDVAAVKYRDQPINPPKLSISRTILEQVLEQKVAVLSSDAQSDARFDASESIIMNRIRSAICVPMIQQGNVMGVVHLDSQSTSRTFGNEDLEFVTMIASELSVAIENMRMRKEAAHRERLAAVGETVAGISHNVKNILLLMQGGSELLNRALSKEDMESAQDSWDVVQRGIAKIGKLVRDMLAYSSNKKPELRQVDLNELICSTAEEVEDQLVSKSVRLELDLDEAITPRLLDENGLSRTLMNLIVNSMEAIKHQEGEIKVETQLRQDADQTIVLTIRDNGCGISKDKLEKVFMPFFTTKGSSGTGLGLPMCKKVVEDMGGTMRVESEENIGTTFIMTFPYLIDGEDSNVTIERG from the coding sequence GTGAGCAAGAACGAACAGCCCGCACAGATTCTGATTCGCTCCAGCGCCGAAGGTGTGAAGGACGCGTATGATATCGAGGAGTCGGCCACGATCGGTCGGCATCCGACGAATACGATCGTCCTCGGGCTGGATTCGATTTCGCGCTTTCACGCCCGAATCGATCGGCGCGGCAACTTCTTCATTCTCCAGGACTTGAATTCTTCGAACGGCACGTACGTGAATGGCGAGCGCATCACGCAGATGACGCTGCACCACAACGATGTGGTGACGTTCGGTGCGGTGGAGTTTCTTTTCACGAACGAGGCGTCGTCCTCGATTACCAGTTCGGGTGCTCGCGAGGGCATGAGCATCGTCGATATTACGGACGATCGCGAAGACGTCGCCCGCCCGACGGCGCAGTCGGTTCTGAAGCAGGAAGACATCAGCGAAATCCGCGATCGTTCTTCGGTCTACACGAGCCTGGCGGACAAAAAGACCGATCGCGCGACGTTGATGCGGTTGAACAACCGGCTTTCGACTCTGTACCGGCTGTCGGAACTGTTGCGCGAGTCGGCGAACGATCGCGAAGAGGCGGTGATCGAGCGCAGCCTGGAGTTGTTGTTCGATGCGGTGTCGGCGGATCGCGGTGTGATCATGACGCGATACTCGCCGGAAGTGACGGAGCTGGATGTCGCGGCGGTGAAGTACCGCGACCAGCCGATCAACCCGCCAAAGCTTTCGATTTCGCGCACAATTCTGGAGCAGGTGCTGGAGCAAAAGGTCGCCGTGCTGAGCAGCGATGCGCAGAGCGACGCGCGCTTCGATGCGAGCGAGTCGATCATTATGAATCGAATTCGCTCCGCCATCTGCGTTCCGATGATTCAGCAAGGCAACGTGATGGGCGTTGTGCATCTGGATTCGCAGTCGACGTCGCGGACGTTCGGCAACGAGGACCTGGAGTTCGTGACCATGATCGCGTCGGAGCTTTCGGTCGCGATCGAAAACATGCGGATGCGGAAGGAAGCGGCGCACCGCGAGCGCCTGGCGGCGGTCGGCGAGACCGTGGCCGGCATCAGTCACAATGTGAAGAACATCCTGCTGCTGATGCAGGGTGGCAGCGAACTGCTGAACCGCGCGCTCTCGAAGGAAGACATGGAGTCGGCACAGGATTCCTGGGACGTCGTGCAGCGCGGTATCGCGAAGATCGGCAAGCTCGTACGCGATATGCTGGCGTACTCGAGCAACAAGAAGCCGGAGTTGCGGCAGGTTGACTTGAATGAACTGATTTGTTCGACGGCGGAAGAGGTTGAGGATCAGTTGGTCAGCAAGAGCGTGCGGCTGGAGTTGGATCTGGACGAAGCGATCACGCCGCGCCTGCTGGACGAGAATGGGCTCAGCCGGACGTTGATGAATCTGATCGTTAACTCGATGGAAGCCATCAAGCACCAGGAAGGCGAAATCAAGGTCGAGACGCAATTGCGACAGGATGCGGATCAGACGATTGTCCTGACGATTCGCGACAATGGCTGCGGCATTTCGAAGGATAAGCTGGAGAAGGTTTTCATGCCGTTCTTCACGACGAAGGGCTCGAGCGGGACGGGGCTCGGGCTGCCGATGTGCAAGAAGGTCGTGGAAGATATGGGCGGCACGATGCGCGTCGAGTCAGAAGAGAACATCGGGACGACGTTTATCATGACGTTCCCGTACCTGATCGACGGCGAAGATTCGAACGTTACGATCGAGAGAGGATGA